A section of the Phaseolus vulgaris cultivar G19833 chromosome 8, P. vulgaris v2.0, whole genome shotgun sequence genome encodes:
- the LOC137825899 gene encoding aspartyl protease family protein At5g10770 — protein MAMGTPMLPFFLYLVSLCILNANEVCSYEEKKMFNLQMFQKKQQHGHQGCLLPESRREKGSIVLEMKDTEHCSKKKIDWNRRLQKQLILDDLRVRSMQNRIRKLVSGKNIEASQTPIPLASGINLQTLNYIVTMGLGSMNMTVIIDTGSDLTWVQCEPCMSCYNQQGPMFKPSTSSSYQSVSCNSSTCQSLQIATGNTGACGSNTSTCNYVVNYGDGSYTNGELGVEKLNFGGVLVSDFVFGCGRNNKGLFGGVSGLMGLGRSYLSLVSQTNTTFGGVFSYCLPTTEDGASGSLVMGNESSLFRNVTPITYTRMLPNPQLTNFYILNLTGIDVGGVALQAPSFGSDGVLLDSGTVITRLPPSVYKALKAEFLKQFTGFPSAPGFSILDTCFNLTGYDEVSTPTISLHFEDNAELKVDATGTFYVVKEDASQVCLAIASLSNAYDTAIIGNYQQRNQRVIYDTKQSKVGFAGEQCNFS, from the exons ATGGCTATGGGAACACCAATGTTGCCATTTTTTCTGTACCTTGTGTCTCTGTGCATCCTCAATGCAAACGAAGTGTGTTCCTATGAAGAGAAGAAGATGTTCAACTTGCAAATGTTCCAGAAGAAACAGCAACATGGTCACCAGGGTTGCCTCCTTCCGGAATCAA GGCGGGAGAAAGGTTCTATTGTGCTGGAAATGAAGGACACAGAACACTGCTCAAAGAAGAAAATCGATTGGAACAGAAGGCTTCAGAAGCAGTTAATTTTAGATGATCTTCGCGTTCGTTCAATGCAAAACAGGATAAGAAAACTAGTCTCAGGCAAAAACATAGAAGCTTCACAAACCCCAATTCCATTAGCTTCTGGTATAAACTTGCAAACCTTAAACTACATTGTGACAATGGGATTGGGAAGCATGAATATGACTGTGATAATTGACACCGGAAGCGACTTGACATGGGTCCAATGTGAGCCTTGCATGTCATGTTACAATCAACAAGGACCAATGTTCAAACCTTCTACTTCCTCTTCCTATCAATCAGTTTCATGCAATTCATCAACATGCCAATCTCTTCAAATAGCCACAGGAAACACAGGAGCATGTGGAAGTAACACATCAACTTGCAACTATGTGGTTAACTATGGTGATGGATCCTACACTAATGGAGAGCTAGGTGTTGAAAAACTTAATTTTGGAGGTGTTTTGGTGAGTGATTTTGTATTTGGTTGTGGTAGGAACAACAAAGGTCTATTTGGAGGAGTCTCTGGCCTTATGGGGTTGGGAAGAAGTTACCTTTCATTGGTTTCTCAAACCAATACCACATTTGGAGGAGTTTTCTCATACTGCTTACCAACTACAGAAGATGGTGCATCTGGGTCATTAGTTATGGGCAATGAGTCTTCACTTTTCAGGAATGTAACTCCCATCACTTACACTAGAATGCTTCCAAATCCACAGCTTACCAACTTCTATATTCTCAATCTCACTGGCATAGATGTTGGTGGAGTGGCTTTGCAGGCTCCAAGCTTTGGCAGTGATGGGGTTTTGCTTGATTCTGGCACAGTGATCACAAGACTGCCCCCATCTGTGTACAAGGCTTTGAAGGCAGAGTTCTTGAAACAGTTCACTGGCTTCCCTTCAGCACCAGGGTTTTCAATTTTGGATACCTGTTTCAATCTCACAGGGTATGATGAAGTGAGCACCCCTACCATAAGCCTTCATTTTGAGGACAATGCTGAGCTGAAGGTGGATGCAACTGGCACATTCTATGTGGTAAAAGAAGATGCTTCCCAAGTTTGCTTGGCCATTGCAAGTCTTTCTAATGCATATGACACTGCTATTATTGGAAATTATCAGCAAAGAAACCAAAGGGTAATATATGATACCAAACAATCCAAAGTGGGATTTGCTGGGGAACAATGCAATTTCTCTTGA